Below is a genomic region from Candidatus Rokuibacteriota bacterium.
CTCGATGGCGTACTCGCGGATGGCGGGCTCGATGTCGCAGCTCCGCGCGCCGGGCTCCGGCCGCTTGGCGCCCAGGTGGCGCTCCACCGCCCACCAGCCGGGCCAGACGGCGCAGTGGATCTCCTCGCCCTTGATCGCCATCGCGGCGCGGAGGAGGGTCATGTGGTGCTCGTAGCAGATGAGCCCGCCCACCCGGCCGATGTCCATGTCGAAGACGCGGATGTCGCTGGCGTCCCCCATCCCCCAGTACACGCGCTCCGAATGGGTCGGCATGAGCTTGCGGTGTCGCCCCAGGAGGCGCCCGTCCCTGCCCACGAAGACCAGCGTGTTGTAGAGCGTCAGGCTCCCCGGCCGGTCGTCCAGCTCGTTGCAGCCGATGACGCAGTTGACCCGCGCCCGCCGGGCGGCGGCCGCCAGCTCTCCTGTCTCCTCTCCCGGGACGCGGATCGCGCTCCGCTGCATCTCGACGATGAGCTCGGTCGAGCGGCGGACCGACACGGCCCCGCGCCAGTAGGGGTAGGCGGCGAAGTAGGTCTCGGGGAAGACCAGGAGATCGAGACCCAGCCGCCCCGCCTCCTCGATCACCCCGATCGTCTTCTTGAGCGTGCCGGCCCGGTCGAAGAACTTGGGGGCGACCTGGGCCGCGCCGACCCGCAGCATGGTCGCCATCTTACGGCGAATGGACCAGCACCGCCAGCCCGTGGGGGCGCGGCGGCACCTTGAGCGTTCCGAGCACGACCCGGCGCGGGCCATCGATGATCGTGACGGTGTTGGAGGTGTGGTTGGCGACGAAGAGCGTCCCGTTCGCCGTCGCTGCGACGTGGTACGGCTCGACGCCCACCGGCACCGTGGCGACGACCCGCAGATCGGCGAGGGACACCGCGACGACGCTCCTCAGGCCGTGGTCGCTGAACCACATCTCACCGGCCGTGGGGGACACCGCGTTCCCGTCCCGGCCGCGCTTGGGCGAATGAAACGGATACTTTCCGACCGTGATCGATCCGAGCACGCGCCGTGTGGCCGCGTCGATGTAGTCAACGCGCGCGTCGGGGATATGGGTGAACCCCGAGTTGGTGACCCACGCCACCTTCCCGTCGGGGCCGAGCGTGACGTCGTGGGCGTTTGCCCCCGTGTCGATCAGCGTGACCTTGCCGGTGCCCAGGGCCACGACCCCCACCCGGGGATCGCCGGGCTTGTACGGCCGGTTCGTGACGGTGAACCAGAGCTCACGGCCGTCGGCGCTGATCGAGAGGTCGTGCTGGGCGCGGCCGACCTCGAGCCGCCGCTGGATCTTCCAGGTGCCGACCTCGAGCA
It encodes:
- a CDS encoding carbon-nitrogen hydrolase family protein; amino-acid sequence: MLRVGAAQVAPKFFDRAGTLKKTIGVIEEAGRLGLDLLVFPETYFAAYPYWRGAVSVRRSTELIVEMQRSAIRVPGEETGELAAAARRARVNCVIGCNELDDRPGSLTLYNTLVFVGRDGRLLGRHRKLMPTHSERVYWGMGDASDIRVFDMDIGRVGGLICYEHHMTLLRAAMAIKGEEIHCAVWPGWWAVERHLGAKRPEPGARSCDIEPAIREYAIENQTFVVSSSWYLPPGEIPPALVDEMQYNLAVGGSCIVNPAGLFVREPVFQEETIVWADIDLEERRLAKAYFDCLGHYARFDLLSLNIREEAWTPTGPKPIEGGGHAAH